In Xenorhabdus nematophila ATCC 19061, one DNA window encodes the following:
- a CDS encoding type I secretion system permease/ATPase: protein MTDNFSFTSDEELSLENYALDCIAYLGKQFHKVASVEQLQHTLGLDSLVLTDPQLREAADALELHSKLDRLTAKTAATVHLPALIELDQRWWVLSDVHPDRLTVFDPTTGKHETHHLPGEYEYKILLVVDKSLTRQQVKFGLSWFYPSILRQKSQLRDIFLFAIVLQLFALAAPLLFENVIDKVLVGRSISSLHVIGMAMLALALAEPLYSFLRNTVFGHMASQINSELSGRLYRHLVGLPLPYFKQRQTGQIIARVREMAHIRQFLTGSTLMLLLDLIFIILFLGVMFHYSSLLTWIVISSLVLYFLLWITVGPIIRRKVEKEYESDADATSFLTEAVTGIETIKTTATEKRFLYQWQRVLSQQLIQRFTTQKSGLAAGQGIALIQKVIAALLLWWGVRSVLNGDLSPGELIAFNMLAGHVTQPILRLAQVWQDFQHTLIALRRVGDILDEPMEHSKQGLASAPELAGQIEFNNIRFRYHADTPEVLANLSLSIKAGEFIGITGPSGSGKSTLTRLLQRLYVPQHGQVLVDGMDLAIADPVALRRNMSVVLQESILFSGSIADNIRLCKPNASDEEVYRAAALAGATDFIDAFPHKFAHPVGEKGNNLSGGQRQRIALARALLNDPKILILDEATSALDYESEAAIMSNMDEICRNRTVISIAHRLNTLRYANKIFVLDQGKVVGADSHDALVQQGGLYAQLWEQQTK, encoded by the coding sequence ATGACTGACAATTTTTCCTTTACGAGTGATGAAGAGCTCTCTTTGGAAAACTATGCCCTGGATTGTATTGCCTATTTAGGCAAACAATTTCACAAAGTCGCTTCTGTCGAACAACTTCAGCACACTCTGGGGCTGGATTCCCTTGTGCTGACAGATCCGCAACTGCGTGAAGCCGCTGATGCCCTTGAGTTGCACAGTAAATTAGATAGATTAACCGCGAAAACGGCGGCGACAGTGCATTTACCGGCGTTAATTGAATTGGATCAACGCTGGTGGGTATTGTCAGATGTCCATCCTGACAGATTGACTGTATTTGATCCCACAACCGGAAAACACGAAACCCATCACCTACCGGGCGAATATGAATATAAAATACTGCTGGTGGTAGATAAATCACTGACCAGACAACAGGTTAAATTTGGCCTGAGCTGGTTTTATCCTTCCATTCTCAGACAGAAAAGCCAGTTGCGGGATATTTTCCTGTTTGCCATTGTGTTGCAGCTTTTCGCACTGGCAGCACCTTTGTTGTTTGAAAATGTGATTGATAAAGTGCTGGTAGGACGGAGTATCTCCAGCTTACATGTCATCGGCATGGCAATGCTGGCATTGGCTCTGGCAGAGCCTTTATATAGTTTTCTGCGCAATACTGTGTTCGGGCATATGGCCAGCCAAATCAACTCTGAACTTTCAGGCAGACTTTATCGCCATTTAGTGGGATTACCTCTGCCCTATTTTAAGCAACGCCAAACAGGGCAAATTATTGCCAGAGTCAGAGAAATGGCGCATATCCGCCAATTTTTGACCGGTTCTACCTTGATGCTGTTGCTTGACCTGATTTTCATCATTCTGTTTCTGGGCGTCATGTTTCATTATTCCTCCCTGCTGACATGGATTGTGATAAGTTCGCTGGTACTCTATTTCTTGCTGTGGATCACCGTTGGGCCAATCATTCGGCGCAAAGTAGAAAAAGAGTATGAATCGGATGCCGATGCCACCAGTTTCCTGACAGAAGCTGTCACGGGTATTGAAACCATCAAAACCACGGCAACGGAAAAACGTTTTTTGTATCAATGGCAAAGGGTATTGAGCCAACAGTTAATCCAACGTTTTACCACCCAGAAAAGCGGGCTGGCTGCCGGACAAGGGATCGCACTGATCCAGAAAGTTATCGCGGCATTGCTTCTGTGGTGGGGAGTCCGAAGTGTTCTCAATGGGGATTTGTCTCCGGGTGAATTGATTGCCTTCAATATGCTGGCAGGACACGTTACTCAGCCGATCCTGAGATTGGCCCAAGTCTGGCAAGATTTTCAGCATACACTGATCGCCTTGCGACGGGTTGGCGATATTCTTGATGAACCGATGGAACACAGTAAACAGGGGCTGGCATCAGCGCCCGAGCTGGCCGGTCAGATTGAATTCAACAATATTCGCTTCCGCTATCATGCAGATACGCCTGAAGTGCTGGCAAACCTGTCATTAAGCATTAAGGCAGGAGAGTTTATCGGTATCACTGGGCCATCAGGTTCAGGAAAAAGTACACTGACCCGATTATTACAGCGCCTGTATGTGCCACAACATGGTCAGGTTCTGGTGGATGGCATGGATTTGGCGATTGCTGATCCCGTTGCACTGCGGCGAAATATGAGTGTCGTTTTGCAGGAGAGCATTCTGTTTTCCGGCAGCATTGCGGATAATATCCGCCTGTGTAAACCCAATGCCAGTGATGAAGAAGTCTATCGGGCCGCAGCCTTAGCGGGAGCAACTGACTTCATCGACGCCTTTCCCCATAAATTCGCCCATCCTGTCGGCGAAAAAGGCAATAATCTTTCCGGCGGACAGCGCCAACGCATTGCACTGGCAAGGGCATTGCTAAATGATCCCAAAATTCTGATCCTCGATGAAGCGACTTCCGCACTGGATTATGAATCTGAGGCCGCCATAATGAGCAATATGGATGAAATATGCCGCAACCGGACGGTGATTAGCATCGCCCATCGGCTGAATACTCTGCGCTACGCTAACAAAATTTTTGTTTTGGATCAGGGAAAAGTCGTTGGGGCTGATTCACACGATGCCCTTGTGCAACAAGGGGGTTTATATGCCCAACTTTGGGAGCAGCAAACAAAGTGA
- a CDS encoding HlyD family type I secretion periplasmic adaptor subunit, whose translation MLKAIFTLKTVFTLKAISMLKAIFMLKAILRKGMERLRPPSLNYDFLPTHLALSQRPPSPFARYTAISLSMGVLIALIWAYMGKLDVQATATGRLIASGRSQIIQAYEQSRIVAIHVGNGQHVEKDAPLITLHTLGVNQDITRLIEQRDYQTEEEIRYQALLNTHDPNLLPLFQQQSEERQKKILLHYQHEKQEFDSIITNIYAEMEVNLTSQKARNSDIRSLTNLRENISQRLQARKTLSQKQVISKVEYLEQEKEFLETERLIAQQKSELGILIAQYKSHEGRLKSTKVQKEREWLEKIKQAEMQLSLLKQEISKVQEREELEIVRSPVTGTVQQLSVHTLGAVLQPAQNLMVIVPDEHVQLAEIQILNKDVGFVRPGQQVTVKVDAFPYTRYGTIEGKLLSISRDSATDERLGLVFPAQISLKQNNIMVDGKPVAITAGMSIVAEIKTDQRRVIDYLLSPIREYQSEALREK comes from the coding sequence ATGCTTAAGGCCATTTTTACGCTTAAGACTGTTTTTACGCTTAAGGCTATTTCTATGCTTAAAGCTATTTTTATGCTTAAAGCTATCTTACGCAAAGGAATGGAACGGTTACGCCCTCCTTCCCTTAATTATGATTTTTTGCCGACACACCTGGCGTTATCACAACGCCCGCCATCCCCATTTGCCCGTTATACGGCAATTTCTCTGAGCATGGGTGTGCTCATTGCCTTAATCTGGGCCTATATGGGGAAATTAGATGTACAAGCAACTGCAACCGGGCGTCTGATTGCATCGGGCCGTTCTCAGATCATTCAAGCTTACGAACAGAGTCGAATTGTTGCGATTCATGTCGGAAATGGGCAGCATGTTGAGAAAGATGCCCCGTTGATTACACTCCATACACTGGGTGTCAATCAGGATATTACCCGTCTGATCGAACAACGTGATTATCAGACAGAAGAAGAAATTCGCTATCAGGCTCTGCTTAATACGCATGATCCTAATTTACTGCCGCTTTTCCAGCAACAATCTGAGGAAAGACAGAAAAAAATCCTACTGCATTATCAACATGAGAAGCAGGAATTTGACTCAATTATCACCAATATCTACGCTGAAATGGAAGTCAACCTCACTTCCCAGAAAGCACGTAACAGTGATATTCGATCATTGACCAATCTGCGTGAAAATATCAGTCAACGTTTACAGGCACGGAAAACACTGAGCCAAAAACAGGTAATCAGCAAAGTGGAATATCTGGAACAAGAGAAGGAGTTTCTGGAAACAGAAAGATTGATCGCGCAGCAAAAATCGGAATTAGGCATTTTAATCGCTCAATACAAAAGCCATGAAGGGCGTCTGAAGAGCACCAAGGTACAGAAAGAACGGGAATGGCTTGAGAAAATAAAACAGGCTGAAATGCAATTGTCTTTACTGAAACAGGAGATTTCAAAAGTACAGGAACGAGAGGAACTCGAAATTGTGCGCTCTCCTGTCACCGGTACTGTTCAGCAATTGAGTGTCCATACGCTGGGTGCCGTTCTGCAACCTGCGCAGAATCTGATGGTGATTGTGCCGGATGAGCATGTCCAGCTGGCTGAAATTCAGATCCTGAACAAAGACGTCGGTTTTGTCCGTCCCGGCCAGCAAGTCACGGTTAAGGTTGATGCCTTCCCTTATACCCGTTATGGCACGATTGAAGGGAAATTACTCAGTATCTCGCGGGATTCCGCCACCGACGAGCGGTTGGGTCTGGTGTTTCCCGCTCAAATCAGCCTCAAACAGAATAATATTATGGTGGATGGGAAACCGGTGGCAATCACAGCGGGTATGTCCATCGTGGCGGAAATCAAGACAGATCAGCGGCGAGTGATTGATTATCTTCTCAGCCCGATTAGGGAATATCAATCTGAAGCTTTGAGGGAAAAATAA
- a CDS encoding peptidase domain-containing ABC transporter, translated as MIANRNQAPTLNENLSNSDDYISALNKLKKEYNINIRIKHSINKKLGSISLPAILFNHDGEPFILAKYDEQRVLIQKPYQETPEIIDKAEFINLWSGRWIKIKQKNSQFNIRWFIPEFVSQKKNLTEILLFSFILQILALISPLVVQVVMDKVLVHQALSTLDVLIFGLVIAGLIEVLLRGLREYQYAHTANRIDIKLGLKLVQHLFGLPLLYFKSRQVGAIVTRVRELETIREFLTGSMFTLSIDVLFMFVFIYVMSLLSGTLTLIFLLTIPFYALLAWWVTPKIEKAVEKQFTHSAINTSFLTETIAGAETLKSLAAEPRFIRRWDDQTEKMVSTSYDVQQWDNRASHLVMMLQKVTSAVIIWLGASEVLSLHMTIGQLIAFNMMVSHTQQPLAKLVQLWGQFIRSRIAIDKLGDMLNLPTEQQSGKEHVTLQGAILFSNIVFRYQPDLSPTINQFSLDIRAGETIGIVGTSGSGKSTLARLLLRLYTPEKGTIMLDGIPLQQLNIESIRQQIGIVLQENFLFNKTVYENLSQSFPDAPLSAVIEAAKLAGAHDFILKMPMGYDTVIAEGGQSLSGGQRQRLAIARTLLSDPKILILDEATSALDDESQAIIQSNMADISQGRTVITIAHRLSTVRQCDRIIVLHQGQIIEQGSHDQLLQQGKHYRKLWQLQQELKQEKPSYA; from the coding sequence ATGATAGCTAATAGAAATCAAGCCCCTACCCTTAATGAAAACTTAAGTAACAGTGATGATTATATTTCTGCCCTAAACAAGCTGAAAAAAGAATACAATATTAATATCAGAATTAAACACTCTATAAATAAGAAGTTAGGTTCTATATCCTTACCGGCCATTTTATTTAATCATGATGGAGAACCTTTCATTCTGGCAAAATATGATGAACAACGCGTATTAATTCAAAAACCTTATCAGGAAACACCTGAGATAATAGATAAAGCAGAATTTATCAATCTATGGAGCGGGCGCTGGATAAAAATTAAACAAAAAAACAGCCAATTTAATATTCGCTGGTTTATTCCTGAGTTTGTCAGCCAAAAAAAGAACCTCACGGAGATACTGCTGTTTTCTTTCATTCTCCAGATATTGGCGCTGATTTCTCCTCTGGTCGTACAGGTTGTCATGGACAAGGTTCTCGTCCATCAAGCACTTTCAACATTGGATGTCCTGATTTTCGGACTCGTGATTGCCGGTTTGATTGAGGTACTCCTGCGAGGACTACGCGAATATCAGTATGCCCACACGGCCAATCGGATTGACATAAAACTCGGATTGAAGCTGGTACAACATTTGTTCGGCCTGCCGTTGCTGTATTTTAAATCCCGACAGGTGGGCGCAATTGTCACGCGGGTCAGAGAGCTGGAAACTATCCGGGAATTCCTGACTGGCTCTATGTTCACACTGAGTATCGATGTGCTGTTCATGTTTGTCTTCATTTACGTCATGAGCCTGCTCTCCGGTACGCTTACCCTGATTTTTCTGCTTACCATTCCATTTTATGCCCTGCTGGCCTGGTGGGTTACGCCGAAAATTGAAAAAGCAGTGGAAAAACAATTTACACATTCAGCAATCAATACCTCTTTTCTGACCGAAACGATAGCAGGCGCTGAAACGCTGAAAAGTCTTGCAGCTGAACCCCGCTTTATCCGACGCTGGGATGACCAGACCGAAAAGATGGTCAGTACCAGCTATGATGTACAGCAGTGGGATAATCGTGCCAGCCACCTGGTCATGATGTTACAGAAAGTCACCAGTGCCGTGATTATCTGGCTTGGTGCTTCAGAAGTACTTTCCCTGCATATGACCATCGGTCAATTGATTGCGTTCAATATGATGGTCAGCCATACCCAACAACCACTGGCTAAGCTGGTGCAGCTCTGGGGGCAATTTATCCGTTCGCGCATCGCCATTGATAAATTGGGGGATATGCTGAATCTGCCGACAGAGCAACAATCAGGCAAAGAGCATGTTACGTTGCAGGGAGCCATTTTATTTTCCAATATTGTTTTCCGTTATCAGCCCGATTTATCCCCCACCATCAACCAGTTCTCGCTGGATATTCGTGCAGGCGAAACCATCGGCATCGTCGGAACCTCGGGTTCAGGGAAAAGTACGCTGGCCCGTTTGCTGCTGCGGCTTTATACCCCGGAAAAAGGCACCATTATGCTGGATGGCATCCCATTGCAACAGCTTAATATTGAATCTATCAGGCAACAGATCGGTATCGTGCTGCAAGAAAACTTCCTGTTCAATAAAACTGTCTATGAGAATTTGTCTCAATCATTCCCTGATGCTCCGTTATCAGCCGTGATTGAAGCTGCGAAGCTGGCAGGAGCCCACGATTTTATTCTCAAGATGCCGATGGGTTATGACACGGTGATTGCAGAAGGCGGGCAATCTTTATCAGGCGGTCAGCGGCAACGTCTGGCCATCGCCAGAACGCTGCTGTCTGATCCCAAGATTCTGATCCTTGATGAAGCCACCAGCGCACTGGATGACGAATCACAAGCCATTATCCAATCCAATATGGCAGATATTTCGCAAGGCCGGACGGTTATTACCATAGCTCATCGGCTCTCCACAGTACGTCAATGTGACCGGATTATTGTATTGCACCAGGGTCAAATCATTGAGCAAGGCAGCCATGACCAGTTGTTACAACAAGGTAAACACTACCGAAAACTTTGGCAGCTACAACAAGAGCTAAAACAGGAGAAACCTTCCTATGCTTAA
- the rtxC gene encoding RTX toxin-activating lysine-acyltransferase RtxC, with product MMITHQPATLNTTEIQAMIGGVMLLCQHSALHRHYLVAEWQQRILPSFQLNQFCYYEDEHQRPVAFCNWAFLSDSSRDAILAGDREISREDWRSGQHIFFPEMIAPFGHARSIACDLRRRVFAAWKGQKACTVRGTLDVQNDHCIRRIQWFTV from the coding sequence ATGATGATCACACATCAACCAGCAACACTGAATACGACTGAAATACAGGCAATGATTGGTGGAGTTATGTTGCTTTGTCAACACTCCGCCTTGCATCGGCACTACTTAGTTGCTGAATGGCAACAACGTATATTGCCTTCATTCCAGCTTAATCAGTTTTGCTATTACGAAGATGAACATCAGCGCCCAGTTGCTTTTTGCAATTGGGCTTTTTTGTCTGACAGCAGTCGAGATGCGATTCTTGCCGGTGATCGGGAAATTTCGCGGGAAGACTGGCGTTCCGGTCAGCATATCTTTTTCCCTGAGATGATTGCCCCTTTCGGACATGCCCGTAGCATTGCCTGCGATCTTCGCCGGCGTGTTTTTGCGGCATGGAAAGGACAAAAAGCCTGCACAGTCAGGGGAACTTTGGATGTTCAAAATGACCACTGTATCCGTCGGATACAGTGGTTCACAGTTTAA